One window of Legionella pneumophila subsp. pneumophila str. Philadelphia 1 genomic DNA carries:
- a CDS encoding LPS-assembly protein LptD — protein sequence MAIGITACVLSLINYQGLAYSAALINEPIQACVIAREVDLTDDIRTKFAQCLGWQADQSSPVCLGFYKPIAVTPLASPDEVRILADTASFYRTQRSTLSGHVEMQQGQRVVNAQTAYVYRDPKTNEVTKIEFLNHVRYLEPDRMMIARKAVVYPQDKSGEVEDVLYRFNTNRSNALLPAWGRASLIKRFANQDYFLKEATYTTCAPQDKAWAIEAESISIDNEKGKGIARNAKLRIHEWPVLYTPYLSFPTNRDRKSGFLMPIVGYSNVGGADLGIPYYWNMAPNYDMTLVPHLYTKRGLMLGGQFRYLTSKSTGTFNGNFLPKDKAFGRFLQDNEVEFPQIRGLSTNRWEVNFVDSTQFLSDLQLNVNFQQVSDDYYLQDFSTNLASVTQRQLLRQADLTYTTENWTFRGMGQSYQTLHPINEIPVSPVYERLPQLMARGYYDDLPFNAQFNILGQYDQFHWPNDSWNIALNNMPQGPRFHLNPILSVPMMKPWGYVTPSVQFVENYYDISRNYTWGTSRANYNLTIPRYSLDGGLYFERDLHLKGTYYIQTLEPRLFYLRVPYYNQTLIPVYDSGFMIFNVDQLFRTNRFSGFDRIGDANQLSYALTTRWLEDESGAEKANFSIGQIKYFSERRVQLCQSPTGFCTDNPDTFGNLSSTFGTSPVASRAVYKFNPAWGITGDYIWDPATRATNNADLNLHYQPARNAIINGGYSYLVNGDVTQVRNNDTENNALHQAILSAAWPLSEKWSGIGAYSYNISKNYSMMSFLGVQYDSCCWAMRILGGRIFRSLNEEFEPQYNNNIYLQILLKGLGSVASSDPSGILNTYIPGYYDPFRRR from the coding sequence ATGGCCATAGGGATAACTGCTTGTGTTTTATCTTTGATAAATTATCAAGGCTTAGCCTACTCTGCTGCCTTGATAAATGAACCTATTCAAGCTTGCGTGATTGCGCGAGAAGTCGATTTAACAGACGATATAAGAACTAAATTTGCCCAATGTTTGGGTTGGCAAGCTGATCAAAGTTCTCCTGTGTGCCTCGGTTTTTATAAACCCATTGCAGTGACACCGTTAGCTAGTCCAGATGAAGTACGTATTCTGGCAGATACGGCTTCCTTCTATCGCACTCAAAGATCCACTTTATCTGGGCATGTAGAAATGCAGCAGGGCCAAAGAGTAGTTAACGCTCAAACAGCCTATGTGTACAGGGATCCTAAAACGAATGAAGTAACAAAAATTGAATTTTTGAATCATGTACGTTATTTAGAACCTGATAGAATGATGATCGCTAGAAAAGCAGTTGTGTATCCTCAAGATAAATCGGGTGAAGTGGAAGATGTTCTTTATCGATTTAATACCAATAGAAGCAATGCATTGCTGCCTGCCTGGGGTAGGGCAAGTTTAATCAAGCGTTTTGCAAATCAGGACTACTTTTTGAAAGAGGCAACTTACACGACTTGCGCGCCTCAAGATAAGGCTTGGGCTATCGAGGCCGAATCCATCAGTATAGACAACGAAAAAGGAAAGGGCATTGCTCGCAATGCCAAATTACGTATCCACGAATGGCCGGTGCTTTATACCCCTTATTTAAGTTTTCCTACCAATAGAGATAGAAAATCGGGGTTTCTGATGCCCATAGTGGGTTATTCCAATGTAGGGGGGGCTGATTTGGGCATCCCTTATTATTGGAATATGGCGCCAAATTATGACATGACTCTCGTTCCTCACCTTTATACAAAACGCGGTTTGATGTTGGGAGGACAATTTAGATATTTGACCTCAAAGAGCACTGGAACATTTAATGGAAATTTTTTACCAAAAGATAAAGCCTTTGGCAGGTTTTTACAGGACAATGAGGTAGAGTTCCCTCAGATTCGAGGACTTTCCACGAATCGTTGGGAAGTAAATTTTGTCGATTCAACCCAATTTCTCTCTGATCTTCAATTAAATGTTAATTTTCAACAGGTTTCTGATGATTATTACTTGCAAGATTTCAGTACAAATTTGGCATCGGTAACTCAAAGACAATTATTGCGCCAGGCTGATTTAACCTACACTACCGAAAACTGGACTTTTAGAGGTATGGGACAAAGTTATCAAACGTTACATCCAATTAACGAAATCCCGGTTTCCCCTGTTTATGAACGGTTACCGCAACTTATGGCACGAGGTTATTATGATGATTTACCTTTTAATGCCCAATTCAACATCCTTGGTCAATACGACCAGTTTCACTGGCCTAATGACTCCTGGAATATAGCACTTAATAATATGCCTCAGGGGCCCCGGTTTCATCTGAATCCCATTTTATCAGTGCCAATGATGAAGCCTTGGGGATATGTTACTCCCTCAGTGCAATTTGTGGAAAATTATTACGATATTTCAAGAAATTATACTTGGGGCACATCTCGAGCTAACTATAACCTGACAATACCTCGCTATAGCCTTGATGGCGGATTGTATTTCGAACGAGATTTGCATCTTAAGGGTACGTATTACATACAAACTTTAGAGCCCAGGTTATTCTATTTAAGAGTACCTTATTATAACCAAACGCTTATTCCAGTTTATGATTCAGGATTTATGATTTTTAATGTCGATCAATTGTTTAGAACCAATCGCTTTTCAGGGTTTGATAGAATCGGAGATGCCAATCAGCTAAGTTATGCCCTTACCACAAGGTGGTTAGAAGATGAATCAGGTGCTGAGAAAGCGAATTTTTCTATTGGCCAAATCAAATATTTCAGTGAGAGAAGAGTACAACTTTGTCAAAGCCCTACCGGGTTTTGTACCGATAATCCAGATACCTTTGGCAACTTATCGTCTACTTTTGGAACATCGCCTGTTGCGTCAAGGGCGGTATATAAATTTAATCCAGCTTGGGGAATAACAGGGGATTACATTTGGGATCCGGCAACAAGGGCTACAAATAATGCGGATTTGAATTTGCACTATCAGCCAGCTCGTAATGCTATCATCAATGGCGGGTATAGTTATTTGGTTAATGGTGACGTTACTCAAGTAAGAAATAATGACACTGAAAATAATGCCTTACATCAAGCCATTTTATCCGCTGCCTGGCCACTTAGTGAAAAATGGAGTGGTATTGGAGCCTATAGTTATAATATCAGTAAAAATTACAGTATGATGTCATTTCTTGGCGTTCAATATGATAGTTGTTGCTGGGCTATGCGTATTTTGGGAGGGCGAATTTTTAGAAGTTTAAATGAAGAATTTGAGCCTCAGTACAATAACAACATTTATTTGCAAATATTACTAAAAGGCTTAGGATCAGTAGCTAGCAGTGATCCAAGTGGTATATTGAATACCTATATCCCAGGATACTATGACCCTTTCCGACGCCGTTAA
- a CDS encoding acyl-CoA dehydrogenase, producing MAIVFFLIYLAFTLVVLSRRINPLVWEIGSIIYLIPATFYFGFPWIIGLFIWFFIIAAVLVVRVEPLRLFIGDYLYKTAGKSVPKLSKTEEEALNAGDTWLEQDIFTGKPDWQKLSAVSTELTAEEQAFLDNETHTLCSMLDEWEISQEYDLSPKVWNYIKEKGFLGLVIPKEFGGKGFSARAHSDIVMKIATRSRVAAVTVMVPNSLGPGELINYYGTDEQKAYYLPRLAKGVEIPCFALTEPGAGSDATSIQSEAIVVKKKIDGKSVLGLNITLDKRWITLAPVATLIGLAVNLKDPDGLLNGEGEEGITCLLIPRDTKNLEIGNRHLPADQPFMNGTLRGKDIFVPIDTIIGGQKKAGSGWQMLVECLSIGRSISLPALGAGSSSISYLTTGAFARIRRQFNVEIAQFEGVEEKLAEIAGLNYLINSTRLLTVAAVNEHKKPSVASAITKYFNTELARITVNASMDVHAGRAIVVGPRNYLNSLYQSVPISITVEGANIMSRNLLIFGQGSMACHPFIRDEFYAISSENKEAFREIIWKHIHYFMQNFAKTICSAWTSGLFIAVPENSMKREYKKLARLSYAYSWLADLSLIYLGGDLKRKERLSARLADGMSYLYMAMAALRNVQLNQDHPDEQLHARWAVSYCFYHAQKSMIALCHNFPSKFLGFIARVVAFPFGQTMRYPSDKLDHQLARLMTGNNHYRDRLKKSVFLSGDPKQPVDRMEHALQLIIEADGLSKKVSDLKRYKWSKLKEKLKEKVESGQLSQQEMEELLAVEDARWDAILVDEFTFDSMKKKTLHSVIEKMKSPLA from the coding sequence ATGGCTATTGTGTTCTTTTTAATTTATTTGGCTTTTACTCTGGTAGTACTGTCCAGAAGAATTAATCCATTGGTTTGGGAAATTGGAAGCATAATCTACCTCATTCCCGCAACATTTTATTTTGGGTTCCCCTGGATTATCGGTTTATTCATTTGGTTCTTTATTATAGCTGCCGTGCTGGTAGTTCGAGTGGAGCCATTACGCCTTTTCATCGGGGATTATTTGTATAAAACCGCAGGAAAATCGGTGCCCAAGCTCTCTAAAACGGAAGAAGAAGCTTTAAACGCGGGGGATACCTGGCTGGAACAAGATATTTTTACAGGAAAACCTGATTGGCAAAAATTATCAGCAGTTTCTACAGAGCTCACAGCAGAAGAACAAGCTTTTTTGGATAATGAAACTCATACTTTGTGCAGTATGTTGGATGAATGGGAAATTAGTCAGGAATATGATTTATCTCCCAAGGTTTGGAATTACATTAAAGAGAAAGGATTTTTAGGATTAGTGATACCAAAGGAGTTCGGTGGCAAAGGGTTCTCAGCTCGAGCCCATTCTGATATTGTAATGAAAATTGCCACTCGCTCAAGAGTAGCGGCAGTGACGGTAATGGTTCCTAATTCCCTGGGCCCGGGCGAGCTAATAAATTATTATGGAACCGATGAGCAAAAAGCATATTATCTTCCACGTCTTGCCAAAGGTGTTGAGATTCCCTGTTTTGCATTGACAGAGCCAGGGGCTGGAAGTGATGCGACCTCCATCCAGTCAGAAGCCATTGTAGTTAAAAAGAAGATAGATGGGAAATCAGTACTTGGCTTAAATATCACCCTGGATAAACGGTGGATTACTTTAGCTCCTGTTGCGACTTTAATTGGATTGGCCGTGAACTTGAAAGATCCGGATGGGCTTTTGAATGGTGAAGGAGAGGAAGGCATAACTTGCTTGCTGATTCCAAGAGATACTAAAAATCTTGAAATTGGCAATAGGCATTTACCAGCTGATCAGCCCTTTATGAATGGAACTTTACGCGGCAAAGATATTTTTGTGCCTATTGATACCATCATTGGTGGTCAAAAGAAAGCGGGATCCGGTTGGCAAATGCTGGTTGAGTGCTTATCTATAGGGCGCTCAATATCTCTGCCTGCACTTGGAGCAGGTTCTTCTTCTATTTCTTATTTAACAACAGGTGCTTTTGCCAGAATTCGTCGCCAATTTAATGTAGAAATCGCTCAGTTTGAAGGAGTAGAGGAAAAACTTGCAGAAATAGCGGGTTTGAATTATTTAATCAACTCTACCCGGTTGTTGACGGTTGCTGCAGTGAATGAACATAAAAAACCCTCTGTAGCTTCAGCGATTACCAAATATTTTAATACGGAATTGGCACGAATCACTGTGAATGCTTCTATGGATGTTCATGCTGGGCGAGCCATTGTTGTTGGGCCACGCAATTACTTAAATAGTTTATATCAAAGTGTTCCTATTTCTATTACGGTAGAAGGGGCTAATATTATGTCTCGCAATTTATTGATTTTTGGGCAGGGATCTATGGCATGTCATCCGTTTATTCGTGATGAATTCTACGCCATCTCCAGTGAGAATAAAGAGGCATTTAGAGAGATAATTTGGAAGCATATTCATTATTTTATGCAGAATTTTGCTAAAACAATCTGTTCAGCATGGACAAGTGGTTTGTTTATTGCGGTTCCCGAAAATTCAATGAAAAGAGAGTATAAGAAACTGGCGCGTTTGAGTTATGCCTATTCCTGGCTTGCTGATCTGTCTTTAATTTATTTGGGAGGTGATTTAAAGCGCAAGGAGCGATTGTCTGCAAGATTGGCTGATGGCATGTCTTATCTCTATATGGCAATGGCTGCTTTACGAAATGTGCAATTAAACCAAGACCATCCCGATGAGCAATTGCATGCCAGATGGGCGGTAAGCTATTGTTTTTACCACGCGCAAAAATCCATGATTGCACTTTGTCACAATTTCCCTTCCAAATTTTTAGGCTTTATTGCCCGAGTAGTTGCGTTTCCATTTGGGCAAACCATGCGTTATCCTTCAGACAAACTAGATCATCAGTTGGCTCGTTTGATGACGGGCAACAATCATTATCGTGACCGTTTGAAAAAATCGGTCTTTCTCAGTGGTGATCCCAAGCAGCCTGTAGATCGTATGGAACATGCTTTACAGCTTATTATTGAAGCGGATGGATTAAGCAAAAAAGTGAGTGATTTGAAGCGCTATAAGTGGAGTAAGTTGAAAGAGAAGTTAAAAGAAAAAGTAGAGTCTGGCCAGTTGTCACAACAGGAAATGGAAGAGTTGCTTGCTGTTGAAGACGCACGTTGGGATGCCATTTTAGTGGATGAATTTACCTTCGACTCCATGAAGAAGAAGACATTGCATTCCGTGATAGAAAAAATGAAATCTCCCTTGGCGTGA
- the murU gene encoding N-acetylmuramate alpha-1-phosphate uridylyltransferase MurU: MKTAMILAAGRGERLRPLTDKMPKALCTVRNKPLIEHHIINLANAGFERLIINHAYLGGQIRQYIGNGKQWGLNVIYSPEPPGGLETGGGIVNALPLLGEEPFLTVNADIYTDFDFAKLQLKNIDTFHLLLIPKNPSLLHHGDFGLINGSHLTNTNQAYTFSGIACYNPKVFANCRQGRYSVTPLLRKYVEQNSATGSVHSGIWYDIGSFDRLQAANQFT; the protein is encoded by the coding sequence ATGAAAACCGCTATGATTCTTGCAGCAGGACGTGGAGAACGATTACGCCCTTTAACCGACAAAATGCCTAAAGCACTTTGTACGGTAAGAAACAAACCCTTAATTGAACACCATATCATTAACCTCGCCAATGCCGGCTTTGAACGATTGATAATCAATCATGCCTACCTGGGCGGACAAATTCGCCAATATATAGGAAATGGAAAACAATGGGGCTTAAATGTTATCTATTCTCCAGAACCGCCAGGAGGCCTTGAAACAGGGGGAGGGATTGTGAACGCCTTGCCTTTGCTGGGCGAAGAGCCATTTTTAACAGTAAATGCCGACATTTATACTGATTTTGATTTTGCCAAGCTCCAACTCAAAAATATTGATACATTTCATCTGCTTTTAATTCCCAAAAATCCTTCTTTGCTTCATCATGGCGATTTTGGTTTAATCAATGGATCCCACTTAACCAATACAAATCAGGCTTACACTTTTTCAGGTATTGCCTGCTATAACCCAAAGGTTTTTGCCAACTGCAGACAAGGAAGGTATTCTGTTACCCCTTTACTCAGAAAATATGTGGAACAAAATAGTGCCACTGGAAGTGTTCACTCAGGAATTTGGTATGACATAGGCTCTTTCGATAGACTGCAGGCAGCAAATCAGTTCACCTAA
- the pdxA gene encoding 4-hydroxythreonine-4-phosphate dehydrogenase PdxA — MNPLLISSGEPAGIGPDLCLALAETDLPVVILGDLSLLEARASELNLSIKFLEYSPHQSFKKKAGYLTVWPVPCAAPVISGELNPQNAAYVMELLTLGASLCSKGEFSALVTAPVHKANINAAGITFTGHTEFFADFFEVETVVMMLACSQMKVALVTTHLPLRMVPDAISSLLIIKVIQQLHHSLKHDFGIQSPKINVAGLNPHAGESGYLGREEIEIITPALNTLKNQGIDVLGPLPADTMFITNHINHCDAYVAMYHDQGLPVLKYAGFNEAVNITLGLPIIRTSVDHGTALELAGKNKANPGSMLAAVKMAKDMALTRIK, encoded by the coding sequence ATGAACCCACTGCTTATTAGTAGTGGAGAGCCTGCTGGAATTGGCCCGGACTTATGCCTGGCTTTGGCAGAAACCGATTTGCCCGTAGTGATATTGGGTGATCTGTCTTTATTAGAGGCAAGAGCCAGTGAGTTAAATCTCAGTATTAAATTTTTAGAGTACAGCCCTCATCAAAGCTTCAAAAAAAAAGCAGGATATTTAACTGTATGGCCTGTTCCATGCGCTGCACCGGTCATTAGTGGTGAATTAAATCCGCAAAATGCGGCTTATGTTATGGAGCTTTTGACTTTAGGGGCTTCGCTATGCTCCAAAGGGGAGTTTTCTGCATTAGTGACAGCGCCTGTTCATAAGGCAAACATTAATGCAGCCGGTATTACGTTTACTGGCCACACGGAGTTTTTTGCTGATTTCTTTGAGGTGGAAACAGTGGTGATGATGTTGGCCTGTTCTCAAATGAAAGTGGCATTAGTCACAACGCATCTTCCTCTGCGTATGGTGCCTGATGCCATTAGCTCTTTGCTTATCATAAAGGTAATTCAACAATTACATCATTCATTAAAACATGATTTTGGAATTCAAAGTCCAAAAATCAACGTGGCTGGTCTGAATCCGCATGCTGGAGAATCAGGATATTTAGGTCGAGAAGAAATTGAAATTATTACTCCAGCATTAAATACTCTAAAAAACCAGGGGATCGATGTGTTAGGGCCGTTACCAGCAGATACGATGTTTATAACAAACCATATCAATCACTGTGATGCTTATGTGGCAATGTACCATGATCAAGGACTGCCAGTCTTAAAGTATGCTGGATTTAATGAAGCAGTAAATATAACTCTCGGATTGCCGATAATTCGTACTTCTGTAGATCATGGAACAGCATTAGAATTAGCTGGTAAGAACAAAGCTAACCCTGGGAGTATGCTTGCGGCGGTTAAGATGGCGAAGGATATGGCTTTAACAAGGATAAAATGA
- a CDS encoding dihydrofolate reductase encodes MSLISLIAAIDETGGLGINNQLLCYLPADLQHFKSITMGKPIIMGRKTYESIGKPLPGRLNIVISQSIQSIPGVVVVDSLGRAIKETADASEVMIIGGAKIYSQAISMANRLYITRIHHQFTADVFFPKINELAWCCRSKEYRQHDDKNQYDMTFCVYERISI; translated from the coding sequence ATGTCTCTGATTAGCCTGATAGCAGCCATAGATGAAACAGGAGGATTGGGTATTAACAACCAATTACTCTGCTATTTGCCAGCCGACTTACAGCACTTTAAATCGATTACCATGGGTAAGCCCATTATCATGGGCAGAAAAACTTATGAATCGATAGGCAAACCTCTTCCAGGCAGACTAAATATTGTGATTAGTCAATCGATTCAGTCAATACCTGGTGTTGTTGTTGTCGATTCTTTGGGCCGGGCCATAAAAGAGACCGCTGACGCATCAGAGGTAATGATCATTGGAGGAGCCAAGATTTATTCTCAAGCCATATCAATGGCTAATCGCTTATATATTACTCGAATACACCATCAATTTACGGCTGATGTATTTTTTCCAAAAATCAATGAATTGGCATGGTGCTGCCGAAGCAAGGAGTATCGACAGCATGATGACAAAAATCAATACGATATGACGTTTTGCGTATATGAAAGAATATCAATTTGA
- a CDS encoding aminoglycoside phosphotransferase family protein: MHERENALKEWLAQTIQQKDFVLLPLAGDASFRRYFRIQYNGLTQVVMDAPPEKENIEPFLHIANVLDKIKIPVPDILAINKREGFLLLSDLGDQLLLNKLNHETVDNYYNQAMNLLLQIQKCPTDDPELPLFDKSFMLKEMNLCLEWFLKAYLSLDLKQDELQLFQHTIEWIASEVATQPRVFIHRDYHSRNLMLVKNKDSCLATIDFQDAMLGPVTYDLVSLLKDCYISWPREKVLEWVTYFHEQSPLASIYSLTDFIRAFDLCGLQRHLKVLGVFCRLYLRDNKAGYLGDLPLTLKYALECAETYEELHPFFNFLQKRVYLP, from the coding sequence ATGCATGAAAGAGAAAACGCACTGAAAGAGTGGTTAGCTCAAACGATTCAACAAAAAGACTTTGTCCTCCTTCCTTTAGCAGGAGATGCGAGTTTTAGAAGGTATTTTCGCATTCAATATAATGGATTAACTCAAGTAGTTATGGACGCCCCACCTGAAAAGGAAAATATTGAACCTTTCCTCCATATCGCTAACGTTCTTGATAAAATTAAAATACCAGTCCCCGATATTCTGGCAATAAATAAAAGAGAAGGTTTCCTGTTACTAAGCGATTTAGGGGATCAATTATTATTAAATAAGCTGAATCATGAAACAGTGGATAATTATTATAACCAGGCAATGAATTTGCTATTACAAATTCAAAAATGTCCCACTGACGATCCTGAACTTCCCTTATTTGACAAAAGTTTCATGCTTAAAGAAATGAATTTATGTTTGGAATGGTTTTTGAAAGCTTACCTTTCTCTTGATTTAAAACAAGACGAATTACAACTTTTTCAGCATACCATCGAGTGGATCGCAAGTGAAGTAGCGACTCAACCAAGAGTTTTCATTCACAGGGACTACCATTCAAGAAATCTGATGCTAGTCAAAAATAAGGACAGCTGTTTAGCAACTATTGATTTTCAGGATGCTATGCTAGGTCCTGTTACCTATGATTTGGTTTCTTTACTCAAAGATTGTTATATTTCATGGCCAAGAGAAAAAGTTTTAGAATGGGTAACCTATTTTCATGAACAATCCCCCCTCGCCAGTATTTACTCTCTAACCGATTTTATCCGGGCCTTTGATCTATGTGGGTTACAAAGGCATTTAAAAGTGTTAGGTGTTTTTTGCCGTTTATATTTGCGTGATAATAAAGCAGGATATCTTGGGGACTTGCCTCTCACGTTAAAATATGCATTAGAATGCGCAGAAACATATGAAGAATTACACCCATTTTTTAATTTTCTGCAAAAACGAGTTTATTTACCATGA
- a CDS encoding peptidylprolyl isomerase, with protein sequence MFKRIALVCALFSGVCFAEGKQLLDKVVAIVNDNVITSSELNAQVELSKKQIIAQNMQMPDESVLRKQVLQHLIDVDLEMQMAKQNGITIENAEIDEAIEKIAASNHLNLSQMRDEITKQGISWQEYRQNIRKEMLISRVQQKAVGKDIIVTNEQVEQYLKTSGRIENSNLTYHLKNIVIPLSEEPTTKQLQRAKIEAENLLNKIKKGEDFSRLAIEESSGEFALEGGDLGERHLAELPEVFAKEVVHMKVGQVAGPIRAGNGFHLIKLVAVGGENQRHVITQTHVRHILLKPDASMVPSEAIKQVNNIYRQIQSGKDFALMAKQYSLDAASAVKGGDLGWVNPGELVPEFEKTMNSLPLHKVSKPVKTQYGWHLIEVIARRQKDDSEAFKKQQVRQFLQQRKFVEAVQNWQQHLRSQAYINIVDKDLA encoded by the coding sequence ATGTTTAAAAGAATAGCATTGGTATGCGCTTTGTTTTCAGGAGTATGTTTCGCTGAAGGAAAGCAGCTGTTAGATAAAGTGGTTGCTATAGTAAATGATAATGTCATTACTTCCAGCGAATTGAATGCTCAAGTCGAGTTATCTAAAAAGCAGATTATAGCTCAAAATATGCAAATGCCAGATGAGTCTGTATTACGTAAGCAAGTATTGCAACATTTAATAGACGTAGATCTGGAAATGCAAATGGCAAAACAAAATGGTATTACTATTGAAAATGCTGAAATTGATGAAGCGATAGAAAAAATAGCTGCTTCAAATCATCTAAATTTATCGCAAATGCGCGATGAAATTACAAAGCAAGGAATTAGCTGGCAAGAATACAGACAAAATATCCGTAAAGAAATGCTGATTTCCAGGGTTCAGCAAAAAGCAGTAGGTAAAGATATCATTGTCACTAATGAGCAGGTGGAACAATACTTAAAAACTTCAGGCCGCATAGAAAATTCTAACTTGACGTATCATTTAAAAAATATTGTTATCCCTTTAAGCGAAGAACCAACGACCAAACAGCTTCAAAGAGCTAAAATCGAAGCAGAAAACTTGTTAAATAAAATTAAAAAAGGTGAAGACTTTAGCCGTTTGGCAATAGAAGAATCAAGTGGAGAGTTTGCACTGGAAGGTGGTGATTTGGGTGAGCGTCATTTGGCTGAGCTGCCTGAGGTATTTGCCAAGGAAGTAGTACATATGAAAGTAGGTCAGGTGGCCGGCCCGATAAGAGCAGGAAATGGATTTCATTTGATCAAATTAGTAGCTGTTGGCGGCGAGAATCAGCGTCATGTGATCACTCAAACCCATGTCAGACATATACTGCTTAAACCCGATGCCAGCATGGTGCCTTCTGAAGCAATTAAGCAAGTCAATAACATTTACCGGCAAATACAGTCAGGCAAAGATTTTGCTCTTATGGCTAAACAATATTCACTCGATGCTGCCAGCGCAGTGAAAGGCGGTGATTTAGGATGGGTTAATCCAGGTGAATTAGTTCCAGAGTTTGAAAAAACCATGAACAGTTTGCCATTACATAAAGTCAGTAAACCTGTAAAAACCCAGTACGGGTGGCATCTCATTGAAGTGATTGCACGCAGACAGAAGGATGATTCAGAAGCTTTTAAGAAGCAACAGGTCAGGCAATTTCTACAACAGCGCAAGTTTGTAGAGGCAGTGCAAAACTGGCAACAACATTTGCGTTCTCAAGCTTATATTAATATAGTTGATAAGGATTTAGCATGA
- a CDS encoding lpg0294 family Dot/Icm T4SS effector, producing the protein MPKYTLPTRDALLKAMQVGETSIEAAEYMATRFEQILTKAKLLPECNDMLEKIKEYAQFVKFKLLSSAQVWSGQERPTSDYQNTQENKAEFLASHLEGLPSGLKLEVAIGDDAKILRGFSSNGKMVEGDQLKTMDGLLEGWLAKNSLAISGGAVVKIDNTGNQTKVDPQEIRQLINDSEKGVAKYFADKGVGMEVAQRTYQEPKALETKREEIRQEIESGAEAPTTQSIR; encoded by the coding sequence ATGCCAAAATACACACTGCCCACAAGAGATGCCTTATTAAAAGCGATGCAAGTAGGTGAAACATCCATTGAAGCCGCTGAATACATGGCAACAAGGTTTGAGCAGATTTTAACGAAAGCGAAATTATTACCAGAATGTAATGATATGCTGGAAAAAATAAAAGAATATGCTCAATTCGTTAAATTCAAATTATTATCCTCTGCTCAAGTTTGGTCTGGCCAAGAAAGGCCAACTTCAGATTACCAAAACACGCAGGAAAACAAAGCCGAATTTTTGGCAAGCCATTTGGAAGGGTTACCAAGTGGATTAAAACTCGAAGTTGCTATTGGAGACGATGCCAAAATATTGCGAGGGTTTTCTTCTAATGGAAAAATGGTAGAAGGAGATCAGTTGAAAACCATGGATGGATTATTAGAAGGATGGCTTGCCAAGAATAGTCTTGCTATTTCAGGAGGTGCGGTTGTTAAAATAGACAATACGGGCAACCAAACCAAAGTAGATCCACAGGAAATCAGACAATTAATCAACGATAGCGAAAAGGGAGTCGCCAAATATTTTGCAGATAAAGGCGTGGGCATGGAAGTGGCGCAACGAACCTACCAAGAACCCAAAGCATTGGAAACCAAGCGAGAAGAAATCAGACAAGAAATTGAATCCGGTGCTGAAGCTCCAACCACTCAATCCATCAGATAG
- a CDS encoding DUF3421 domain-containing protein: protein MSKLVYLLLMIFFLNPAWANTHYHQHPVSPLANALRTGTDTNGNALYLCRAKLFNSIQPGKTWAGYGRCNVPYGGKEYVLSQFTIPNQNEFGRYSWEPNVEHALLMGKDTNGNPLFVCQSNFNGSIQPGKTWPGYSHCNISYGGREIITDNYRILSRPTEIIVRTQPPVHRHPSQNRHYHY, encoded by the coding sequence ATGTCCAAACTTGTATACCTTTTATTGATGATATTCTTTCTTAATCCTGCCTGGGCCAATACTCATTACCATCAACATCCTGTTTCACCGTTAGCTAATGCGTTACGAACTGGAACTGACACGAATGGCAATGCATTGTATCTGTGTAGGGCAAAACTGTTTAACAGTATACAGCCCGGAAAAACATGGGCAGGATATGGTCGATGCAACGTACCTTATGGTGGTAAAGAATACGTTCTTAGCCAGTTTACCATACCGAATCAAAATGAATTTGGGCGATACAGCTGGGAACCCAACGTAGAGCATGCATTGTTAATGGGTAAGGATACCAATGGTAATCCTTTATTTGTCTGTCAAAGTAACTTCAATGGAAGTATTCAGCCAGGGAAAACATGGCCTGGTTACTCACATTGTAATATTTCTTATGGTGGTCGGGAAATTATAACGGACAATTATAGAATACTGAGCAGACCAACTGAAATAATTGTAAGGACTCAGCCACCAGTGCATAGACATCCCTCACAAAACAGACATTATCATTATTGA